One Alkalicoccus halolimnae DNA segment encodes these proteins:
- a CDS encoding MurR/RpiR family transcriptional regulator, translating into MLNEIMHKLPPSEKKVAEFIINNPHSAISLTAARLGEESRTSSAAVIRLCKSLGLTGFPDLKLRISGDLQKSPAIQYSNIEPGETQQAIVGKLTNNALQALKETSELVNYEALAQAVEALQKADKIHFFGVGASGIIAQDAQQKFLRMNKAVSSFTDIHNAAMYVANVGENDVVFGISFSGETFETLKIMQLAKERGAKTISLTRYGNSSIADTASIPLFISATREVPAPFRSGATSSRLAQLHLIDILFVSVVTDQYETASEYLKEIKAAMDFFKKGQKL; encoded by the coding sequence ATGTTAAATGAAATCATGCACAAACTCCCCCCTTCCGAGAAAAAAGTAGCAGAATTTATTATTAATAATCCTCACAGTGCTATCAGCCTGACAGCAGCAAGACTCGGTGAAGAGAGCCGCACAAGCAGTGCAGCTGTCATAAGGCTCTGCAAATCACTCGGTCTGACAGGTTTTCCCGATTTAAAGCTGCGCATTTCCGGAGACCTGCAGAAGTCCCCGGCCATTCAGTACAGTAATATCGAACCCGGAGAAACCCAGCAGGCAATTGTAGGAAAACTGACGAACAATGCCCTGCAGGCGCTGAAAGAAACGTCGGAACTTGTTAACTATGAAGCTCTCGCTCAGGCTGTGGAAGCTCTGCAGAAGGCCGATAAAATTCATTTTTTCGGCGTCGGAGCCTCTGGTATTATTGCTCAGGACGCCCAGCAGAAATTTCTGCGCATGAACAAAGCTGTCTCTTCTTTTACTGACATTCATAACGCGGCCATGTATGTCGCTAATGTCGGTGAAAATGATGTCGTCTTCGGTATTTCTTTTTCCGGCGAAACGTTTGAAACACTTAAAATCATGCAGCTTGCTAAAGAACGGGGGGCAAAAACGATCAGCCTCACTCGCTACGGCAATTCCAGCATTGCAGATACAGCATCGATCCCGCTGTTCATCTCAGCTACAAGAGAAGTGCCCGCTCCATTTCGAAGCGGAGCCACCTCCTCCCGTCTCGCCCAGCTCCACTTAATTGATATTTTATTTGTCAGCGTGGTGACCGATCAGTACGAAACTGCGTCGGAATATTTAAAAGAAATCAAAGCGGCCATGGATTTCTTCAAAAAGGGACAAAAACTGTAG
- a CDS encoding carbohydrate ABC transporter permease: MLTRIGIRLPLILWSLAVLYPIIWMILGSFKTNAEIYANPWGLPESFNFQNFFDAWNNYNIDLGVFNSLFVTVLGTVIALILAVPTSYAIERLTFRGSTLLFNLYISAMMIPMVLGWIPLFFLLMRIGMLDNLFGLAIVYAVSQLPFSIFVLTTFMGSIPKELEESASIDGMSPYGILWKIITPLSMSGIITVTIMNAIQFWNEYFMALIFLQSRENYTLGLAVDFISREAVYTNAWGTLFASLTIAIIPIIILYAIFQRRISKGMTEGAIKG; the protein is encoded by the coding sequence ATGCTTACCCGTATCGGCATTCGGCTTCCTTTAATTCTCTGGTCCCTTGCTGTATTGTATCCTATCATATGGATGATCCTCGGTTCGTTTAAAACAAACGCTGAAATATATGCAAATCCGTGGGGCCTCCCTGAATCATTTAACTTCCAGAATTTTTTCGATGCCTGGAACAACTATAATATTGACCTTGGCGTATTTAACAGTCTATTTGTTACTGTGCTCGGTACTGTGATCGCTCTAATACTGGCGGTACCTACCTCTTATGCGATTGAACGCCTGACATTCCGTGGCAGTACCCTTCTTTTCAACCTGTATATTTCCGCTATGATGATCCCGATGGTACTAGGCTGGATCCCTCTGTTTTTCCTGCTGATGCGCATTGGCATGCTCGATAATTTATTTGGTCTTGCCATTGTTTATGCTGTTTCCCAGCTGCCCTTCAGCATTTTTGTCTTAACGACTTTTATGGGCTCCATCCCAAAGGAACTCGAGGAATCCGCTTCTATCGATGGCATGTCCCCATATGGTATTTTATGGAAAATAATCACCCCACTTTCCATGTCAGGCATCATTACTGTTACAATTATGAACGCGATCCAATTTTGGAATGAATACTTTATGGCACTGATTTTCCTGCAGTCCAGAGAAAATTATACGCTTGGGCTTGCTGTCGACTTCATCAGCAGGGAAGCCGTTTATACAAATGCCTGGGGTACCCTGTTTGCGAGCTTGACTATTGCGATTATTCCGATCATCATCTTATACGCAATCTTCCAACGCCGTATTTCAAAGGGGATGACGGAAGGTGCCATTAAAGGATAA
- a CDS encoding carbohydrate ABC transporter permease, producing MVQTKKQKYLFLAFCLVPTFLLFAVFTLYPLLSGLYFSFFSWSGAAADREFVGISNYITLLNDGIIPRTILHDYFLVITKVFGIMVLAMYFAVAIMQMKIKEAPFYRIIFFFPNIMSVVVIGILWMFIYNPSLGLINSGLEAVGLENLTRPWLGSETWALPAIVLPSIWAGIGLFMLMLMGGIGTISKSYYEAAELDGASEWQQFWKVTVPLLWPQIKVSILYIVITTLNGSFIIVQIMTGGGPNNSTHVMGSYLYQQAFEQYNFGYGATIGVMILVLSLITVFLLQRLLRREKVQY from the coding sequence ATGGTACAGACAAAAAAACAAAAGTATTTATTTTTAGCTTTTTGCTTAGTTCCGACATTTTTACTGTTTGCTGTTTTCACGCTGTACCCACTGCTCAGCGGCCTCTATTTCTCTTTCTTCAGCTGGTCCGGAGCCGCTGCAGACAGAGAATTCGTCGGCATCAGCAACTATATCACCCTGCTTAATGATGGCATTATTCCAAGAACCATCCTGCACGATTACTTTCTCGTGATAACGAAAGTATTCGGCATTATGGTACTCGCCATGTACTTTGCAGTCGCTATTATGCAGATGAAAATTAAAGAAGCTCCTTTCTACCGCATCATTTTTTTCTTCCCAAATATTATGTCGGTCGTGGTTATCGGTATTTTGTGGATGTTCATCTATAATCCGAGCCTTGGACTCATCAACTCCGGGCTTGAAGCCGTAGGACTCGAAAATCTCACCAGACCGTGGCTCGGAAGTGAAACATGGGCGCTGCCGGCAATCGTTCTTCCTTCGATCTGGGCCGGTATCGGTCTGTTCATGCTCATGCTGATGGGCGGTATCGGGACGATTTCAAAAAGCTATTATGAAGCAGCCGAACTCGACGGAGCCAGTGAATGGCAGCAGTTCTGGAAAGTGACAGTTCCGCTCTTATGGCCGCAGATCAAAGTTTCCATTTTATACATTGTTATTACAACGTTAAACGGCTCGTTCATCATCGTCCAGATCATGACAGGCGGCGGACCTAACAACTCCACGCACGTCATGGGATCCTACCTTTATCAGCAGGCTTTCGAGCAGTACAATTTCGGGTACGGAGCGACGATTGGTGTAATGATTCTCGTGCTTTCCCTGATTACTGTCTTTCTCCTGCAGAGACTGCTGCGACGGGAAAAAGTGCAGTATTAG
- a CDS encoding ABC transporter substrate-binding protein, with protein sequence MKRSLKTTFITACSAGVMLGTLAACGGGNEGGAENENNGGTGNTGNNGNNGNNAEENTGNEGNNSGGSGEVSGELEIQYFVGGYGDSWWKEVIEDFQEEYPDVTIIEHAGPNVNDEMRSRWVSDDPPDVVYIDGAGSSETQMVEDGQLMDLTDWLGEVETADGEQLSESFIVDPATYDGQIYTLPLVFDTWGTWYNSAKFEEEGYEVPADFDSYMSTMGDIQDNEGIDPFVTTGQHPYYFLRGVLTPAFGAAGGDELLADIVTGAEGVWEREEVVAQMEKVAEMQEAGYIDEGFAAFNHTQSQMNFLLGDNAFIPVGFWLPNEMANDTPEDFDFGFIPSPMQDEGEPYAIVPDLRPLAVAENANNPDAAKAFVEFVFTQEYATLFSEHTGAIMNLQGVDLSENENVPDYLIEANEMINDPDQVQIYNRPHPMSADLETPIGDSLTALMLGNISVEEFTEEAEAATAEYRGE encoded by the coding sequence AGCCGGGGTCATGTTGGGAACACTCGCTGCCTGCGGAGGCGGAAACGAAGGCGGTGCCGAAAACGAAAATAACGGCGGTACCGGTAATACCGGGAATAACGGCAATAACGGAAACAATGCCGAGGAAAACACTGGTAACGAAGGAAATAACAGCGGCGGGAGCGGCGAAGTATCCGGGGAGCTTGAAATTCAATATTTCGTAGGCGGTTATGGAGATTCCTGGTGGAAAGAAGTTATTGAAGATTTCCAGGAGGAATATCCTGACGTTACGATTATCGAGCACGCCGGCCCGAACGTGAACGATGAAATGAGATCACGTTGGGTTTCCGATGATCCGCCTGATGTTGTGTATATAGATGGTGCCGGCTCGAGCGAAACCCAGATGGTTGAAGACGGACAGCTGATGGATCTGACCGATTGGCTCGGGGAAGTAGAGACAGCTGATGGAGAGCAGCTTTCGGAAAGTTTTATCGTAGATCCAGCCACGTATGACGGACAGATTTACACGCTGCCACTCGTGTTTGATACGTGGGGAACGTGGTATAACAGCGCTAAATTTGAAGAAGAAGGCTATGAAGTACCTGCAGACTTTGACAGTTACATGAGCACGATGGGAGACATTCAGGATAATGAAGGAATTGATCCATTCGTCACGACCGGCCAGCATCCTTATTACTTTTTAAGAGGCGTGCTCACTCCTGCCTTCGGTGCAGCAGGCGGGGACGAGCTGCTTGCCGATATCGTTACTGGAGCAGAAGGAGTCTGGGAGCGTGAAGAAGTCGTTGCACAGATGGAAAAAGTGGCGGAAATGCAGGAAGCAGGCTACATCGACGAAGGCTTTGCAGCATTTAACCACACGCAGTCACAGATGAACTTCCTGCTCGGCGATAACGCCTTTATTCCAGTAGGCTTCTGGCTCCCGAACGAAATGGCCAATGACACACCGGAGGATTTTGACTTTGGTTTTATTCCATCTCCAATGCAGGATGAAGGCGAACCGTATGCCATCGTACCAGACCTCCGTCCACTTGCTGTAGCGGAAAATGCCAATAATCCGGACGCAGCAAAAGCATTCGTGGAGTTCGTCTTCACGCAGGAGTATGCGACACTTTTCTCTGAACATACCGGCGCCATCATGAACCTCCAAGGTGTAGACCTTTCCGAAAATGAAAATGTTCCCGACTATTTGATCGAAGCCAATGAAATGATCAATGACCCGGATCAGGTGCAGATTTACAACCGTCCGCATCCGATGAGTGCCGACCTGGAAACGCCTATTGGTGACTCCCTGACAGCACTTATGCTCGGAAACATCAGCGTGGAAGAATTTACGGAAGAAGCAGAAGCCGCTACAGCTGAATACCGGGGCGAATAA